TAGTTCACCAGAAGAGAAAGACTGTATGGCACAGGTGGGCTACTTGATATCTAAAAACCAACagtaattatatatactgtagccCAATGGAGACAATACATCGGATATCCAGGTGGATGTTGTGGAAGTGTTGATTGCAACTGTACCATCTTATGTAAGTGTTATATCTCtggcataccaaatttgagctaaatcAGGGTAGGGTGGTGGGTAAAACCAGGAGTGGAATGGGACTGGTGGgtaaaaccaagagttcataatatatacacGGAGTGTATATATCAAATTATtgtatactagcattggtacctgccctacgtgcaggaccatctccacattaattaaacattgtaattccaggaagagggaccaagcattaaacattgGCACTGCTCATGTAGGTATGTagagtacatggtgatgtcacatttttgcagagcatgaggtttccttATGCCACCGTgctgaaattaatgatgcaaaacactaaagtttattgtttgtggttttgacaggaatgtagttcaattattcAGTGCGTCTTcgcctaccagtgacttcaacgtgctgtaaagaacaaacaaaacctTCACTGCTTTACATGCAAgacaactaatgcaacaatctatatatataaagctgaaaagctgtctgtctgtctgtctgtctgtctgtctgtctccaACGCCCGTAACTCAACAACCAAAGCACGTATTGACATGGGACTTTAACGAAATTAAGCGCTCATCAcctggcaactccaagtttgttgttacaaattgcTACCTGCTTCCGTTCGTTCTCTATAAAGCTTTGAAGGCgttggtgtagaggaaaacttgGGTTACATTCCTATCAAAACCACGAACAAATAGCCAAAGCGTTAGCACATAGAACTGTTAACCCAAAGGTCCAGGGTTCGATTCCAGCCCATGACAActtttttcttctcagtgccaccttttTGTGACACACTTTTTCGCATCTTAGCTATTGACGATGATTACTCGGCAATCTGTGCACGTATCGAGACGATTCACACGCAAAATGAAATGCTCACCATCTGGCTACGtcacaaagtttattgcaagctcCTACGTGTGTTCCTTCGTCCGCTACAGCACATTaaaggccatgatgtagagataacttcagctgcattccattgctaaccacacGATAAACAACTCAGCTGGTAAAGCACCTCCCTGGAGTACTGCTGTGTAGGGTGTGGGTTCGAATCCCACCAGTGACACAACTTCTTTTTTTTCGTTTTATatacctttttggtgcatacttttTCTAACTCACTTTTTAGTCTCATAAGTTCATATCATCCTGGTATTGCTACACTgcatatggactgttggaaaagtatataGTATTTGATAGGTATAAGGCAGGCCGATTGAGTGCATGTTCAAGTTCCAGCttcaattctttgtgatgtgatgaagtgtgtacctgtgtattaagttaaTTTTTACTGCTTGCAGTATAGCTTAGCTACAAGTGCTTTAAATACTGTTGGCCACGTTATTACAGTACCTGCATGATAggatagcaccacataatttgcacataTCTTAgtaattattggtttagcttatACATGAAAATTCTGCTGTTTGGTTGAACTCCATATTCACATCACTGTAACTTAATTATTAGGTTTGCATGATGGTAGAATAAGGTTCATAATATCACCATGCATGGTACTTAAGGACatgatttttaatgcttcataCAGATTGTGTAGCTTCACACCAAGTTTGGTGAGTAAGCGGCATGACAGTCAGACGGtcagacggcttttcagctttatatatatactagcattggtacctgccctatgtgcaggatcatctccacattaaacattttaatgccaggaagagggaccaagcattaaacaccagcactgctaatgtagctatgtagggtacatggtgatgtcacgtttttaaagagcatgaggtttccttatgtcattaatgatgcaaaacattaaagtttattgtttgtggttttgacaggaatgtagttcaattattcaatgcgtcttccctaccagtgacttcaacgtgctgtaaagaacaaacaaaacctttgctgctttacatgcagaACAACTAATGCagcaataattaatatattgggaacccagaggcgtacgcaggaattttgaaaaggggtttccactggctgttatattagagtattttatattacctgactgctctattagagtatctccatcttttcaccaaaatcataattcagaacaatgctataagtgttgctatcatgttgcaaactattatttaacttaAATGTGTCCTGTTTCATGACAGatttcagattctggaaacctgaagtttcaatttcttaatgtttcaagtagtgtgtaaaatccaaaggggtttcctgaaacccctggaaaccccccttggTACGCTCctggaaccaagcataaatattagtgtcctatatttgctgtgtagcatgcatgtcatagtgctttaaagtacatgatccttatgcagtacataataatttatagtgaaataatgagcatgcaaggctaattagttaaactgcatgcgagctaaggcaattgtaataccctacattacatacaggttgtgtacacatggtacagtttcagtttctacattatgatgtttaccttgccaactgtcacaaagagaaatgaacttgggcataatttaaagccaacacaatttgcagttatagttactgcaaaggttcagaacttgtcctatgctatgcactttcagttctgatgttgcagtgacacatatacctcttgccatgcaaaaacccagttttgaaacacctgcagtgtaattgaccgtTAAGGTAATGTacgaatctttagagtgaaagcatgtaagcaggattatagtgaaacagttgtgccaggtgacgcagttcctcggtgtaaactatggatctgcatggttccagtattatcgtttttcagatgcacagtagtatctgtccaatcatgcaagctgcctatttactacagcagtaatggGGTAAGTCTGAATaaacagttttgcatgtcagtgcacacctatgtgcttaaaacaaagatgtagatattctggatactagtgaaagaagcttttacctactctaatacaacacactggaccaaccagtggcagatttaggggggtttcaaggtttccacagaaaccccctttgaaaaatgattgcataacaattaaatgttttaattattgcggCGTGCGCcttgatcgagatactctaatagagcattcacagtagtagctattaaagcagtatgtagcaagttatttaaggTATTTTATATACTATTAATaagctgtgaccttttttttttttttttttttggtctcaccatacCAAACAATGTAGAGCAaacttttgcgtatctcatttcagtgtatatctccaccttctaaactggaaaccccctttataaattcctagatccgccactgccaaCACACAGATAGACAAATGTGTTGACAATTTGCCTGCCTTATCCCAAAAGTAGATGATGTCACCTTGTACAAGGAAATTAAGTGTGAATCTGACTGTAAATTGTTACAAGAGGACCTTGATTGCATTTGTGATTGGGCAGACAAGTGGCAACTTCGATTGAATGCATCCAAGTGTGACGCTTTtcttatttcaaataaacgTAAGAAATATCTTATGATTATTTCATAAACCGCTCTCTTCTATCCTGGAAATCCTCTGTGAAATATTTGGGAGTTTTCTTTCAATCAAATTTGTCATGGTCACACCACTGCAAGTATGTTGCAGCCAAAGCCAGCAAGTCCTTGAATTTTCTACATCACACTTTATGGGGTGCTACAACTGAGGCCAAATCCATGGTCTATAAGTCTTTAGTGCGACCTTCACTAGAGTACGCTTGCACTGTGTGGAATCCTCACACTGTTTCTGATAAATCCACAGTGGAATCTGTCCAACGACATGCTGCACGTTGGGCCTGTGGAAGTCGTTGGTCACCATTACATAAGTGTTGGAATAAATCTTCTAATGCTTGTTTACAAGAGTTATACTGGCCAACACTGTCATCTCGAAGGAATTATTTGAGCGTGGCTATGCTTTATGACATCCTAAAAGGTAGGTACGATTCTTTGAAGCTATCAaattactgtaatttcaatacatcttgTACCCGAGCGCATCCTCTCACCCTTGTTCCGCTACAGTCTTCTATCAATTCTTATAGAcattctttctttgtgaacactgTTTTCTTATGGAACACTCTATCGTGTGATGTATTTGATCTCAGCTCGTCTAAGTTTCGCCAAACTGCGTATAaactgttttgttgtatttaatttatatgtgtatgtgttctttcttggtttttgtagctgtgttttctctgtatttgtccCCTCCGTTTTTGGTTTTGTATCTTCTAGGgaaacacccttgtacaggctctgccttttggtgtcaccctgtctttttgacaaatcagataaataataataataaataagagTCCTTATGATGTGAGGCAGTTAAGTGCCAGCGCTGAAAAACTGaacataagagtttgtagatgaagacttgcatggaacagatagaacaaaaaggtgcatcaaaaaggtcccaaaagtgaaaaaaaagttgtgaccTAGGCAGGGATTGAACCCTGGTTGGTTATAAATAACTTGCatgggttaagggaggtgcacaattTGCCACCCTTgtaggaatgtagctcaacttttcagtgatccttccctacaccagtgccttcatcgccctataaagagcgaacaaaagcacgtattgaaatgctacaacaacactcgagttgccagatgatgggcgtttaatttcgctaaagtcccgcatcaatacgtgctttgcatgctcggcatgccaagatatgatgagctaaaagccgtgttttaaaaaggtgttcacaaaaagatactgagtagaaagaaaaaaatctgtcaacatgTATAttcgaacccacgacctcttacacgctagtcaggcgttctaccacttgaacagtatgtgctgtggttttcaaaggaatgttgctcaagttttctctacaccttggccttctacgcgctgtagagaacgaacagaagcacgcgtgaactcgtgatagtaatcttagagtaggcggatgatgagtgcttcattatGAGCACAGATAGTGTCGATTTGCATCAAGTTTGGTGAGTAAGCGGCGTGACGGTCAGacggacagacggcttttcagctttatatatatagaagatagatagatagatagatagatatcaTATCCTCCGTGTATATATTAGCCTGGCACTGCCAACTCTTTTTTATATTGCAGGCGCTAGATGAGTTTGGAAGTGCTCACTGTAGAAAGGTCTGGCCACAGCCGTATAATGGACTTATACATGCTGCCACTATAGCAGCAGCATCCCTTGTAATTAACTGAATATTTGACTGTGATGTTTTTGAATATCTAGTTTTCTTTGatcctataatattatattgaacTGCACATTGTGGATTTgagctttatttatttatttatttgttattactgagcagccagCACTGTTGatgtgctcaggaaaaaaaatcacacatgtacgttactacaataattagaaaCGTTAACTGAGAAAGAGTCAGAGTCATTTAGGAATTGTGGCAACGAGTGAGCTATTCTGGAGAAAAAACTTTTTTGGTAAGCTGTAGTAGATGTTGTAGGGAGTATGAAATGGTActgatgatattgcctggtttctCTGGTCATTGGAAAATAATTGGATGGAATAGATAAGGGAATTTGGTTGTGAAGTGCTTTGCAAAATGTCTGCAGTCTGGATATCTTACGTCGAGTTTTAAATTCAGGCCAGGAGAGATGTTGGAGCATGGAAGTAACTGAACTGTATCTACTGTAATCTTTCAATACCCATCTTGCtgctcttctttgaatatttTCAAGTTTATGTACATCGAGCTTAGCATAGACTCTAATATATTAATTTAGTTATGCTATGTAAGTGTTCTCTGAGTCTCAAAGGGATAAAGTATATTATGACTTAGTACTATATCGGTCAGCAAGTAGGCATCACTGAATAATCATGTTCACAATGTTGGGATCATGCATAGCACATTTCAGCCGTGTGACAAAATGAGTCAGATGTTTTAAGGGTCAGTAAATCATGTACTTACCCTTAGCACCCTAGTTTACTTTAGGCATCTTTAATGGTTTATATTGCCAGAAATGGTACCATTAATACCAGCGAAAGCCACAATTGCTTCTTTATAAAAGCACTGCAACTGTGTAAATgctgtatacagtgtatataataAACAATGTTTTGTGAATACTGTAGCCCATGCTTTTAACCCCTCAGTATGTATAAAACAATGTAGATTTGtcttttcacctattaggtgagtgatATATATCTCGGTTTATATCATAGCCATTTGGGATTCACCTGATTATGCCTGCACCTCTCATGCTTGGGCAAAATCAGCTAAATCCTTACTCTATACAAAGCCATtttctaatagtacagtcacaaGCAACCACCTCTCTTCCTGAACAGCAGCAGATGGAATAAAGAAAGCTGCTCATTTAATCTCACTATGGGGGCCTGCAAGAATGTTACAGAAAGTTTTTTTAGTAGGAAGTTAGAAACTTAACATTAAAACCCTGTTGAATACAGAAAATAAAAACAAGACcacaggtggtgacttgatctccAGGTCTAGATGTGCATATATAGCTAGACCTATATCAAAGTAAATCACTCCTATAAAAAGGGTACTAATACCTAGACCAAGAAATGTATTTAGCAAATCAATCTTTTCTTGGCCACTAGCTCATTGGCCTTCCTTGGCCACTACCTACACCAGCAGTAACACTCCTTTTCACTGGTATTACATTCAGGTATAATATTTACAATAATAAATTATACTACATACATTGATTCTTACAATTAATTAATGCACACTCATGATCATCCTTTCTCAGATACGCAATATTGAAGATAGACTGCGCAATGATCTACATATAGCTCATCCCCAAGTTCATGTAGTGAAACTAATAGCAGAAGAATATGGGCATATCTTGTCTGTTGATGAAGAGTCATTGGTGGTACACTTTGAACACTATTACCCAAGCAAGTTACTTGATGGTAAGTGTTGAATAGTGTAAAAATTGTGTAGATCTCATTAATTTTAATTTCAGATACATCCTTGTTTTTGAAAGTGACGTTTCAGTCACCTGTCTCTCAGAAGTTGACAACCATCTGGATCAGCTTGAAGACACTGCTACCTATCAGATATAATGCGGACACCAAAGTACTTTACACACAGCTTTATCCATCCACTGGGTCATCTGCTGGCTACACTGGAACTAATTCTGGTGTAAGTCTtcctgtcacacacacacaaaaaaaatgttttgtGATATATTTTGCAGGATGATGTGCCTCGCACTGTAGCTCAGCCTTTCCATTGGATATCAGCTGTTGTAAACAATGCTCTATATGAGTATCATGAACAAGGATCAGAAGATCAGATGGCAGTCTACCTGGCAAGTGCAACAGTGGAACACAGGATCACCAGACGTGCATCCGACAATTTTGCTGTGATTGCTAATTCTACTCAAAGGTTTATACTAGAGTATTATGATTTTGGAGGAGAAACTGCAGTACCTGAATTTCTGAACTCTAATTAATAGAAAGTTTTGTTggaaaacaaaacatttgtttcTTTGCTACAACTACCAATAGAGTGCTGCTGCTGAACTAAAATAGTTATTTTATAAGCATAGTAATCTGTTAGTAACACTTCAGATCATTAGTGCATTATGCACTTACACAacaatgtgtgtagttatatagccacaataattattagtttACCAAAAATAGTAAAAAAATTTTAACATTGAATGTGCAAGTTAACTCATTATTGCAGTCAGATTCAgaaaacaattattatactgtatgtgttaAAGTAACAGACATATTAA
The Dysidea avara chromosome 7, odDysAvar1.4, whole genome shotgun sequence genome window above contains:
- the LOC136261447 gene encoding uncharacterized protein yields the protein MAAKPKPKKIPVAAIRLSKQTAAQAGTSEDSSQPVCKKSRIIDRHDIDEIEKELQIDLHRPLKDTLTSIFKRDGNVVITFPKTPRIKVVKYAQYIRWKFRNVDCIAVGSSPEEKDCMAQPNGDNTSDIQVDVVEVLIATVPSYIRNIEDRLRNDLHIAHPQVHVVKLIAEEYGHILSVDEESLVVHFEHYYPSKLLDDTSLFLKVTFQSPVSQKLTTIWISLKTLLPIRYNADTKVLYTQLYPSTGSSAGYTGTNSGDDVPRTVAQPFHWISAVVNNALYEYHEQGSEDQMAVYLASATVEHRITRRASDNFAVIANSTQRFILEYYDFGGETAVPEFLNSN